One window from the genome of Sebastes umbrosus isolate fSebUmb1 chromosome 12, fSebUmb1.pri, whole genome shotgun sequence encodes:
- the imp3 gene encoding U3 small nucleolar ribonucleoprotein protein IMP3, whose translation MVRKLKHHEQKLLKKVDFINWEVDNNLHEVKVLRKYHIEKREDYTKYNKLSRNIRDLAQKIRDLDEKDGFRAQSTHQLLEKLYSIGLMPTKQNLSLTEKVTASSFCRRRLPSIMLNLRMAQNLKTAITFIEQGHVRVGPEIVTDPAFLVTRNMEDFVTWVDSSKIKQHVMNYNDERDDFDMVA comes from the exons ATGGTTCGTAAATTAAAGCACCACGAACAGAAGTTGTTGAAGAAGGTGGACTTCATCAACTGGGAGGTGGACAACAACTTACACGAGGTCAAAGTACTGAGGAAGTACCACATCGAGAAGAGGGAGGACTACACCAA GTACAACAAGTTGAGTCGTAACATCAGAGATCTCGCCCAGAAGATCAGAGACCTGGATGAGAAAGATGGCTTCAGAGCTCAGAGCACTCATCAGCTGCTGGAAAAACT GTACAGTATTGGTCTCATGCCCACCAAACAGAATCTGTCCCTGACAGAGAAAGTCACAGCGTCTTCATTCTGCAG GAGGCGGCTGCCCAGCATCATGCTGAACCTCCGTATGGCTCAGAACCTGAAGACCGCCATCACCTTCATCGAACAAGGAC ATGTGCGCGTTGGCCCAGAGATCGTCACAGACCCAGCATTCCTCGTCACAAG AAATATGGAAGATTTTGTCACTTGGGTCGACTCCTCCAAGATCAAGCAGCATGTCATGAATTATAATGATGAG AGGGACGACTTTGATATGGTGGCGTAA
- the sec22ba gene encoding vesicle-trafficking protein SEC22b-A: MTSLTMIARVSDGLPLAASIQEEEQSGRDLQQYQSQAKQLCRKLNAQSPDRCTLEGGDMNFHYLIAQGVCYLFICEASFSKKMVFAYLDDLHNEFYDQYGKRVPTVTRPYSFIEFDTYIQKAKKNYVDSRARRNFGSINTELQDVQRIMVANIEEVLQRGESLSALDTKASNLTSLSKKYRSDAKYLNTRSTYAKVAAVSVFFITLIIYVRFWWL, encoded by the exons ATGACTTCACTGACGATGATCGCTCGGGTATCGGACGGACTCCCGCTGGCTGCGTCCATCCAGGAGGAAGAACAG TCAGGAAGAGACCTCCAGCAGTACCAGAGCCAAGCCAAGCAGCTGTGCCGTAAACTGAATGCTCAGAGTCCGGACCGCTGTACCCTGGAGGGCGGGGACATGAACTTCCA ctaTTTAATAGCTCAGGGTGTATGCTACCTGTTCATCTGCGAGGCTTCATTTTCCAAAAAGATGGTTTTTGCATACCTTGACGACCTCCACAATGAGTTCTATGACCAGTATGGAAAGAGAGTCCCCACAGTAACGAGGCCGTACTCTTTCATCGAGTTTG ACACATACATCCAGAAAGCAAAGAAGAATTACGTTGACAGCAGGGCCAGGAGGAACTTTGGCAGTATTAACACAGAGCTACAGGATGTCCAGAGAATTATGGTGGCAAATATTGAGGAAGTTCTGCAGAGAGGAGAATCTCTTTCTG CTCTAGACACAAAAGCCAGCAATCTTACCAGCCTGTCGAAGAAGTACCGCAGCGACGCCAAATACCTCAACACCCGCTCCACATACGCCAAGGTGGCTGCTGTGTCGGTGTTCTTCATCACACTCATCATCTATGTGCGTTTCTGGTGGCTCTGA
- the zgc:55943 gene encoding uncharacterized protein C1orf21 homolog — translation MGCTSAKQVSAVPNGEEGQNKAYSNGDLLSDEYKMKGVEKVKYIDGEEGGVDGQDSTEKSALLGKGQHMDETGSNGNGKILSIHSSESQQEFFRMLDEKIAKGQDYCSEVDDMT, via the exons atgggctGCACCTCTGCAAAGCAGGTGTCTGCCGTGCCCAACGGTGAGGAGGGCCAGAATAAAGCCTACAGCAACGGGGACCTCCTCTCTG ACGAGTACAAGATGAAAGGAGTGGAGAAAGTCAAGTACATCGATGGAGAAGAGGGAGGCGTGGACGGCCAGGACAGCACA GAGAAAAGTGCTCTCCTTGGTAAAGGTCAACACATGGATGAAACAGGGTCAAACGGAAATGGAAAGATTCT GAGCATCCACTCCTCAGAGAGTCAACAAGAATTCTTCAGGATGTTGGATGAGAAAATTGCAAAG GGCCAGGACTACTGCTCGGAGGTGGACGATATGACATAG